DNA sequence from the Gemmatimonadota bacterium genome:
AGCATTTGGCGATCAACATCTGCACATCGTATATCAGGTGCCGCGTGTTGGAGTCCTGGCGGATTTCTCCGTTGAGCCTCAACCGCAGATCGAGGTTGTTCGGATCCTCGATCTCTTCCGCTGTGGCCAGCCAGGGGCCCAGCACCGAGTAGGAGTCGACGGACTTGCGGATGCTGCGGTCCTCGGCACCTCGCACCGTCATGTCCAGGCCCATCGTGTAGCCGGCCACGCAGTCCAGCGCCCGGTCGCGCGCGACGCCGCGCGCTTCCCGGCCGATCACCACCGCAAGCTCGAGTTCGTGATCCGTGCGCCGGTCCGGAAAACTGCGTGTGACACCCTGGCCCGGACCCACCAGCGACGAGCACGCCTTCAGGAAACACAGCGATTCGCTGATAGGCTTGATTACGTTCTGATCGAATACGATGCCTTCGTCTGCCTCGGCTTCATCGATGTGGGTCTGGTAATTGACCGGTGCGCCGATCAACTTGGTGGGATTGGCCACGGGACTGTCGAGGGAGACCTGGTCGATGTCGATGATTGTCGCTTCAGGCAGTACTTCCTCGACGCGTTCGCGTACCGGGCCGAGATGGCGGATCAGCAGATCGCCCCGGGCCGGCAACGGCCAGCGAACCTC
Encoded proteins:
- a CDS encoding fumarylacetoacetate hydrolase family protein; translation: EVRWPLPARGDLLIRHLGPVRERVEEVLPEATIIDIDQVSLDSPVANPTKLIGAPVNYQTHIDEAEADEGIVFDQNVIKPISESLCFLKACSSLVGPGQGVTRSFPDRRTDHELELAVVIGREARGVARDRALDCVAGYTMGLDMTVRGAEDRSIRKSVDSYSVLGPWLATAEEIEDPNNLDLRLRLNGEIRQDSNTRHLIYDVQMLIAKCSEFYTLLPGDVIYTGTPAGVGPVKPGDALECEIEGIGAMRVPVR